GTTTCAACAAAGTGTTGACGCCGTGTTGTCGAGGGCGTTAGCTATGCCCAGCCCGTTAAGCAACAAGGCCACGGAGGCCTACCGTGACTTCGAGTCCGACCCCGGGTCTCACCCGGATCAACACCTTGGACGACAGCGCGGCCACGGCTGAGCTGCACGAGGTGTGCGCCAGCTCGGCATGGGGGAGCAAGATGCTCGCCCAGCGCCCCTTCACCACCGTCGACTCCCTCTTCTCGGCCAACGAGTCCGCCATGGCGGAGCTGACCGCCGAGGACCTGGGCGAGGCGATGGGGGGCCACGCGCCGATCGGCCGGCCGAAGCCTGGTGACCCGACCTCCGCCCGCGAACAGCGGGGGATGGCCGGAGCTTCCGAAGAGCTGAAGGCCGAGCTGCTCGACCTGAACCTGGCCTACCAGGAGAAGTTCGGTCACGTCTTCCTCATCTGTGCCACCGGTGCGACCGGTGAGTTCATGCGGGACGCGGTCAAGACCCGGATCGGGCACTCGCCGGAGCAGGAGCGAGAGATCGCCCGCGGCGAGCTCGTGAAGATCAACCGGA
This is a stretch of genomic DNA from Streptomyces sp. NBC_00536. It encodes these proteins:
- the uraD gene encoding 2-oxo-4-hydroxy-4-carboxy-5-ureidoimidazoline decarboxylase → MTSSPTPGLTRINTLDDSAATAELHEVCASSAWGSKMLAQRPFTTVDSLFSANESAMAELTAEDLGEAMGGHAPIGRPKPGDPTSAREQRGMAGASEELKAELLDLNLAYQEKFGHVFLICATGATGEFMRDAVKTRIGHSPEQEREIARGELVKINRIRLTRLVEEESA